The Nitrospiraceae bacterium region GGCATTCGAAAGCGACGAGCACGGGCGTCACGAAGGGTTGGGGTTACTCGAAGGGCGGGTGGTCACCCTCGCTCCGACCGACCCCCGGTTCCGTGTCCCCAATATCGGCTGGTGCGACGTCCGGAGCATCCGTTCCGGCGTCTTGTTCGGCGACCAGCCCGGCGGTTGTTTCTATCACGTGCACAGTTACCACCTCGTTCCGAAGGACCGGAGAGTGATCGCCGCCGCCATCGACTACAGCGGTCAGGAAATTGTAGTGGCAGTGGAGCAGGAGAATATCTTCGGCGTTCAGTTCCATCCGGAGAAAAGCCAGGACGACGGCCTTGATTTTCTGGCCCGGTTTGTCCGCCACGCCGCCGCTCCCGTTCACAGCCGGTGAGACGTTCCGCATGACGCGACCGAGACTCATTCCCGTGCTCCTGCTGAAGCACGGAGTGATCGTGAGAAGTCAATTGTTCAAGGTGCATCAGGTCATCGGGAATCCGATGAGCACGGTGCAACGGTTGTCCAATTGGAACGTCGACGAGCTGATCCTGCTCGATATCAGCAAGAACGACTTCCATGATCTCCGGCGCGACGACCTTCAGCAGCGCTACCAGGGGACATCGGCGCTGGACGTGCTGCGCGAAGTCGCCAAGGTGTGCTTCATGCCGTTGACCTTCGGCGGGCGCGTGCGCACGCTGGAGGACATCCGCTCCCGGCTCGAAGCAGGTGCCGACAAAGTGGTGATCAACACGGCGGCGCTCGATAAACCGGCCTTCGTCCGCGAAGCCTCGGCCCGTTTCGGGGCGCAATGTATCGTGGTCTCAATCGACGCCGTCCATCGGCTGGCCGGGTGCTATGAAGTCATGGCGGAGGACGGACAGCGGGCGACCGGTCTGAAGCCTCAGGAATGGGCCCGCCAAGTGCAGGACCTTGGAGCGGGAGAAATATTCCTCAACTCAGTCGATCGCGACGGTTCCGCAAAAGGGTTCGATCTCGAGCTTGTTCGTCGCGTCGCCGCCGCCGTCCGCATTCCGGTCATCGCGTGCGGTGGGGTCGGAAAGTACGCGGACTTCGCTCCCGGCATTTTGCAGGGTGGCGCCGCCGCCGTCGCCGCCGCGAACATTTTTCACTTTTTCGAATCCTCTTATCCGCTTGCGAAGGAGGCATGCATCGAGGCGGGTGTGCCGATGAGGCCGGTTAAACTGGACAGCCGTTGGCAGCGTCGGGAACCCGAGTACGACGACGCGTTCGAAAACCGGCGCATCGAAGACCGTCTCAGACGGGCGCGCGAACATGACTATGTCGCTGGGCAGCCGAGGGCCGTGAAGCAGCGGATTCGTTGGTGCACGCGATGCCTCTATCCATCTATCAGCGCGGCACCCACGGAGTTCGACGAGGCCGGCGTGTGCATGGGATGCCGTATGGCAGAGGTCAAGACGGCGATCACTCCGTCAGAATGGAAGCGACGCAGGGAGCTCTTGCGCGAGATTCTGGAACGGTATCGATGCCGAGACGGTAGCCGCCACGATTGTGTCATTGCAGTCAGCGGCGGCAAGGACAGCTGGTTCCAGACCCACGTGATCAAACACGAATTCGGGCTGAATCCGCTTCTCGTGACGTATGACGGCAACAACTGGACGCCACCCGGCTGGCGGAACATGATCCGGATGCGGGAGGTCTTCGGTTGCGATCACGTCGTCTGCCGCCCTTCCGTGGAAGTGTTGAAAAAGCTCAACCGTCTCGCGTTTATTGTCATGGGCGACATGAACTGGCACGCGCACGTCGGGATCACGACGGCGCCGGTCCGGGTGGCGGCGGAGCACCGGATTCCGCTTGTGATTTGGGGGGAGCACGGCTATTTGGATCTGTGCGGCCAGTTCTCGATGGACGATTTTCCTGAAATGAGTTACCGCGATCGGCTCGAGCACTTCGCTCGGGGGTATGAGTGGAATTATTTCGTTGGCAAAGAAGGTCTGACGAGCCAGGACATGATCTGGTGGAAGTATCCCAGTGATCGGGAGTTGTTCGATTTGGACATCCGGGGCATCTATCTCGGCAATTACGTTTATTGGGAGGCCAACGAGCACGGCAAGATGGTCGTGGATAAGTACGGGTTCGAGGTCAGCGACATCGCGTTCGAGCGGACCTACCGCCGCATGTCCAATCTGGACGATATGCATGAGAACGGTGTGCACGACTACCTGAAATACATCAAGTTCGGCTATGGCCGGTGTACCGATCACGTCTGCAAGGACATCCGTGCGGGTTTGATGACCCGTGCAGAAGGATTGGCGTTGGTGAGGCGAATGGATCCTGTGAAGTCGAGCGATCTGAATCGATGGTTGGACTATGTCGGCATGACGGAGGAAGAGTTCGATTCGATCGCCGATACGTTCCGGGATCCTCGCGTGTGGCGTATGGAACAGGCCCGCTGGACCAAAGACGAGCCGGAAGCCTGCACCTCATACAAGCAGTCGGACGCGATGGTGAAACAACGATGACCGTCGACGCGAACCGGGCCGCAGCGATCAGTGAACGTCTGAGCGAGAAAGAGCTCTGTCCCGACGAGCTGTTGGCGGGACAGGAAGCGGCCTTTCAGCGCGACATCGCCCGGCTGCATGCGCGATCGGCAGAATTCGTGACGGTGCCCTGCCCTGCCTGTGGCGAGGGTAGAGACGTCCCGGCGTTCGCAAAATTCGGGTTTCAGTTTCAGGCTTGTCCGAAGTGCCGGACCATCTATATGAGTCCGCGACCCTCCGAAGCGCTCATGGCGGACTACTATGCTCATTCTGAAAACTACGCCTATTGGGCCAAACATATTTTTCCGGCTTCCGAGGCGTCACGGCGGGAAAAGATCCATAAGCCTTGGCTCGAACGGGTCGTCGGCTATTGCGACCGGTTCGACATACCGCGGGGCACCTTGGTGGAAGTGGGGCCCGGATTCGGAACCTTTGCGGCGGTGGTAACGGAGTCCGGACGGTTCCAGCGAGTGCTGGCAGTGGAGCCGACCCCCGAACTGGCGGCGGCATGTCGCGAGCGTGGCGTAGCAGTCATCGAGCGCCGAATCGAAGAAGTGACCGACGAAGTGGAAGGTATCGATGTCCTGGTGGCATTCGAGGTGATTGAACACCTCTTTGAACCGAGGCGGTTCATCGCTCGGTGTGCCAAACTGCTTCCCCCGGGTGGCCTCCTAGTGGTGTCCTGTCCCAACGGACTGGGATTCGATATCGCGTTGCTCGGGGCCCATGCCTTGGCAGTCGATGCGGAGCATGTCAATCTGTTCAACCCCGAATCATTGTCGGGATTGCTCCGGCGCAGCGGTTTCGAGGTACTGGAGGCGTCGACACCCGGTCGCCTGGATGCCGAGTTCGTTCGAGAGGCCGCCTTGAAAGGTGAGTGCGACCTGTCGCGCGATCCGTTTCTAAGACGGGTTTTGTTGGAGGAATGGGACCGCCTGGGGTGGCCATTTCAGCAGTTCCTGGCGGCGAACGGGCTGTCCTCGCACCTCTGGATCGTTGCGCGCAGGCTGGAGAAAGAGGCGCATGGCGAATAATCCGAATCGGCTCTCTGTCGAAGCCGCGGTCAAGCACTGCTATTCGACCTGGGCCGACAACTACCATCGGGATTACTATACCGAAAAGGCTGCGTATCCTCCGGTTCACCAAGACTTGATCAGAAAGTTGCTCCTCGACGCCAGTGTCAAGACCGTCCTCGATGCTGGCTGTGGCCCCGCATCGATGTTGAGAGGGTTGGCAGGATCGGGGTTCGAGCTGTTCGGGTTCGATCTCACTCCGGAGATGGTCAAGGAAGCGCGCCGAGTGATGGCTCCGTTTGGCGTACCCGAGGGGCACATCTGGGAGGGGAGCGTGGCGGACACGGCCGCCTTCCGTGTGCCTGCCGACGGGCGGGCCGGATTCGACGCCGCTATCTGCGTCGGCGTGTTCCCTCACGTGCCGGCCGAGTTGGAAGCAGCCGCTCTGACCAATCTTCACTCTGCCGTGCGGCCGGGTGGGTTGGTCGTGATCGAGGCGCGCAATCAACTCTTCGCTCTCTTCACGCTCAACCGGTATTCGTACCGGTTTTTCCTGGACGAACTGGTACGCGACGAGGAGTTGTTCCAAGGCGAGGACGAGGCCGGCCATCGCCAGGTGCTCGACGAACTCGGGCAACGGTTCCGGCTCGATCTTCCACCGGTGCGCGGAGGTAAGGCTGGCGAACCCGGCTATGACGAAGTGTTATCCCGGACGCACAATCCGCTGGTATTTCGAGAGCAGTTTGCCGCCGTCGGGTTTAGGGATGTCCGGGTCCTTTTTTACCACTACCATTGCCTCCCGCCTCTCTGCGAGCAGACGGTCCCTGATCTGTTCCGCCGACGAAGTCTGGCGATGGAGAATCCGGAGGATTGGCGGGGCTACTTCATGGCGTCGGCCTTCGTGGTCACGGGCGTTCGAGCATGATACGGAAGGACGGCTGGGAGGCCTATTGTATCTGGGAGCACAGCGCCACTGTTCGGGATCTCTACCGACGGCGATGCCGTCGTGAAGCCGAAGAAATGACGTCTCACAAGCAAGCCGCCGAGTTGCTTGTTTCCCGCATCAGACCGGGCGAAAGCCTGCTCGATGCTGGATGCGGGAGTGGTTACTTCTACCATTCCTTGTCGTCCCGGAAACTTCCAGCCGAGTATTGGGGCGTGGACGCAGCGTCCACCCTGATTCACATCGGGCAAGCCGAGTTGCCCGCCTACGGCCTGCCGGCCGAGCGGCTGTTGCCGTGGCGCATCGAGGATCTGGATGGGCGTGTGGACCACACAGTGTGCCTCAACGTGTTGAGCAACATCGACAACTACCATCGCCCGCTCGAACGACTGCTCAAAATGACGAAACGAAGCCTCATCCTGCGCGAGTCTCTCAAGACTGAGGCGGAGTATCGCTACGTCGAGGACAGGTTTCTCGATCCCGGCGTGACGCTGAAAGTGCACGTCAATCACTACGACGTCGGAGAGGTGTGCGACTTCATCCGGGGATACGGGTTCGACGTGCGGGAGGTTGTCGATGAGCGGACGGGCGGCAAACCGGAAGATGTGATCGGCTATCCCCATTATTGGACCTTCCTCGTCGCGGACCGCCATCTCTGACACCATGTCTCGAATCACAGGTTTTTTGTCCTCCGTTGATCTCGACCAGGCTCGGCAGCGATGCCGCCGTATGGCTGAGGTGTCAGTGCATCCCGCCTGGCGATCTGTATCCGAAGCGACTGGTTTAGCGTCGATGTCCTGGTGTGGTTCGAAGTGCCCGAATCTGGCGAAGGTTGGCGACGTAATAGCGGTAGTGGATGGCCACGTGTTCAATCGGCAGGAGATCGGCGAGTCGGGTGTCGGGCCAGGAGCGTCGACGGCCGAATGGCTGATCTGCCTCTATCGCGCTTTCGGCTTCGAGAAGACTATGGAGAAACTGGCCGGCGACGTCGCCGTGGCGTTGTACGATGCCGGATCGGGACAGCTGTGGCTGGTGCGCGATCGCGTGGGCCATCGGCCGCTGTACTATGCGGAGACTCCGCTCGGGATTGCCTTTGCCTCGCGTCCCGGAGCGCTTTTGTCGATTCCGGATGTGCCGGCCGAGCCGAACCGCCGGTTTGCGGCGGTCTTTGCCGGCTCCCATTACCGGTACATCGACAATGTCCCCGACGAGTCTCCCTATGCCGGTATACGCCAGGTGCCGGCGGCCACGATAGTCTGTTTCACCAACGGGACGGGCCGCGCCACCCGGTATTGGCGGCTGACCGAACAGCCGGAGTTTTCAGAGAGCGAGCCAGAACTCGCCGTTTGGTACCGGGACCTCCTGATGGACGCGGTTCAGCGGAGGCTTGCCTGCTTCGACAACCCGGCCTTCACACTCTCCGGAGGTATGGACAGCTCGTCCGTCCTGTCTT contains the following coding sequences:
- the hisH gene encoding imidazole glycerol phosphate synthase subunit HisH; the protein is MIALVDLRISNVGSIRHALARVGCPDTVEATAASVPRASALIIPGVGSFGDGMASLREQGLVEPIRRAAQEGMPLFGICLGMQLLAFESDEHGRHEGLGLLEGRVVTLAPTDPRFRVPNIGWCDVRSIRSGVLFGDQPGGCFYHVHSYHLVPKDRRVIAAAIDYSGQEIVVAVEQENIFGVQFHPEKSQDDGLDFLARFVRHAAAPVHSR
- a CDS encoding N-acetyl sugar amidotransferase produces the protein MTRPRLIPVLLLKHGVIVRSQLFKVHQVIGNPMSTVQRLSNWNVDELILLDISKNDFHDLRRDDLQQRYQGTSALDVLREVAKVCFMPLTFGGRVRTLEDIRSRLEAGADKVVINTAALDKPAFVREASARFGAQCIVVSIDAVHRLAGCYEVMAEDGQRATGLKPQEWARQVQDLGAGEIFLNSVDRDGSAKGFDLELVRRVAAAVRIPVIACGGVGKYADFAPGILQGGAAAVAAANIFHFFESSYPLAKEACIEAGVPMRPVKLDSRWQRREPEYDDAFENRRIEDRLRRAREHDYVAGQPRAVKQRIRWCTRCLYPSISAAPTEFDEAGVCMGCRMAEVKTAITPSEWKRRRELLREILERYRCRDGSRHDCVIAVSGGKDSWFQTHVIKHEFGLNPLLVTYDGNNWTPPGWRNMIRMREVFGCDHVVCRPSVEVLKKLNRLAFIVMGDMNWHAHVGITTAPVRVAAEHRIPLVIWGEHGYLDLCGQFSMDDFPEMSYRDRLEHFARGYEWNYFVGKEGLTSQDMIWWKYPSDRELFDLDIRGIYLGNYVYWEANEHGKMVVDKYGFEVSDIAFERTYRRMSNLDDMHENGVHDYLKYIKFGYGRCTDHVCKDIRAGLMTRAEGLALVRRMDPVKSSDLNRWLDYVGMTEEEFDSIADTFRDPRVWRMEQARWTKDEPEACTSYKQSDAMVKQR
- a CDS encoding class I SAM-dependent methyltransferase: MTVDANRAAAISERLSEKELCPDELLAGQEAAFQRDIARLHARSAEFVTVPCPACGEGRDVPAFAKFGFQFQACPKCRTIYMSPRPSEALMADYYAHSENYAYWAKHIFPASEASRREKIHKPWLERVVGYCDRFDIPRGTLVEVGPGFGTFAAVVTESGRFQRVLAVEPTPELAAACRERGVAVIERRIEEVTDEVEGIDVLVAFEVIEHLFEPRRFIARCAKLLPPGGLLVVSCPNGLGFDIALLGAHALAVDAEHVNLFNPESLSGLLRRSGFEVLEASTPGRLDAEFVREAALKGECDLSRDPFLRRVLLEEWDRLGWPFQQFLAANGLSSHLWIVARRLEKEAHGE
- a CDS encoding class I SAM-dependent methyltransferase; translation: MANNPNRLSVEAAVKHCYSTWADNYHRDYYTEKAAYPPVHQDLIRKLLLDASVKTVLDAGCGPASMLRGLAGSGFELFGFDLTPEMVKEARRVMAPFGVPEGHIWEGSVADTAAFRVPADGRAGFDAAICVGVFPHVPAELEAAALTNLHSAVRPGGLVVIEARNQLFALFTLNRYSYRFFLDELVRDEELFQGEDEAGHRQVLDELGQRFRLDLPPVRGGKAGEPGYDEVLSRTHNPLVFREQFAAVGFRDVRVLFYHYHCLPPLCEQTVPDLFRRRSLAMENPEDWRGYFMASAFVVTGVRA
- a CDS encoding methyltransferase, whose translation is MIRKDGWEAYCIWEHSATVRDLYRRRCRREAEEMTSHKQAAELLVSRIRPGESLLDAGCGSGYFYHSLSSRKLPAEYWGVDAASTLIHIGQAELPAYGLPAERLLPWRIEDLDGRVDHTVCLNVLSNIDNYHRPLERLLKMTKRSLILRESLKTEAEYRYVEDRFLDPGVTLKVHVNHYDVGEVCDFIRGYGFDVREVVDERTGGKPEDVIGYPHYWTFLVADRHL